A single genomic interval of Notamacropus eugenii isolate mMacEug1 chromosome 2 unlocalized genomic scaffold, mMacEug1.pri_v2 SUPER_2_unloc_1, whole genome shotgun sequence harbors:
- the LOC140516879 gene encoding olfactory receptor 2W3-like, which yields MRVNGSSLERFILLGFSDRPRLELVLFVVVLIFYLLTLVGNAIIILVSRLDPHLQIPMYFFLTNLSFLDICFTTSSVPQLLFNLGGPDKSISHTGCAVQLFMFLALGGTECILLAVMAYDRFTAVCKPLHYVVIMHPQLRLQLVATAWLSGIANSLAMSPVTLTLPRCGRHEIDHFLCEMPAMIKIACVDTTLIESAVFVLASCFTLLPLSLILVSYGYITRTVVRIKSADGRRKVFNTCGSHLTVVSLFYGNIIYMYMQPGNNSSQDQGKFLTLFYNLLTPSLNPLIYTLRNKEVKGALRRLMCKERG from the coding sequence ATGAGAGTCAATGGAAGCTCCCTAGAGAGATTTATTTTGCTCGGTTTCTCAGATCGACCCAGACTAGAGTTGGTCCTCTTTGTGGTGGTTCTGATCTTCTACCTCCTGACTTTAGTAGGCAATGCCATCATCATACTGGTCTCCCGCCTAGACCCCCATCTGCAGATACCAATGTACTTCTTCCTTACCAACCTCTCCTTTCTAGACATCTGTTTCACCACAAGCTCTGTTCCCCAGTTGCTCTTTAACCTTGGTGGCCCAGACAAGAGCATCAGCCATACAGGTTGTGCAGTCCAGCTTTTCATGTTTCTAGCATTAGGTGGCACTGAATGTATACTTTTGGCTGTCATGGCCTATGACCGCTTTACTGCCGTCTGCAAACCTCTCCACTACGTGGTTATTATGCATCCCCAGCTTCGTTTGCAGCTGGTGGCCACTGCCTGGCTAAGCGGCATTGCCAACTCCCTGGCCATGTCTCCTGTGACGCTGACACTGCCCCGATGTGGACGACATGAAATTGACCACTTCCTTTGTGAGATGCCAGCCATGATCAAGATAGCATGTGTGGATACTACACTCATTGAAAGTGCAGTGTTTGTCTTGGCCAGTTGCTTTACTCTTCTGCCACTGTCCCTAATTTTGGTCTCTTATGGGTACATAACACGAACGGTTGTCAGGATCAAGTCAGCGGATGGACGCAGGAAGGTCTTCAACACCTGTGGATCCCACCTCACTGTGGTCTCCCTCTTTTATGGAAACATCATCTATATGTACATGCAGCCAGGGAACAATTCATCCCAGGACCAAGGCAAATTCCTTACTCTCTTCTACAACTTGCTTACTCCTAGCCTCAATCCCCTCATCTATACCCTGAGAAACAAGGAAGTAAAGGGGGCACTCAGAAGACTGATGTGTAAAGAGAGAGGCTAA